In Haloferax mediterranei ATCC 33500, the following proteins share a genomic window:
- a CDS encoding MarR family transcriptional regulator, with translation MSSGTIDIDEFENADADEFEDRNDTERIVLFLDKNNDRAWKAATIAEHLGLDTDAVSAILSRLKERGLVRHKRPYWAITDDEERLQSAYRLHRHYETADEQYGEERLEELQTDEMEEVQ, from the coding sequence ATGTCGAGCGGTACCATCGATATCGACGAGTTCGAGAACGCTGACGCCGACGAATTCGAGGACCGGAATGATACCGAGCGGATTGTGCTGTTCCTCGACAAGAATAACGACAGGGCGTGGAAGGCGGCAACGATCGCCGAGCACCTCGGGCTGGATACAGACGCGGTCAGTGCGATTCTCTCGCGATTGAAGGAGCGCGGTCTCGTGCGGCACAAGCGCCCGTACTGGGCGATCACGGACGACGAGGAACGGCTCCAATCTGCCTACCGGCTACACCGACACTACGAGACTGCAGACGAACAATACGGTGAGGAGCGTCTTGAGGAACTCCAGACCGACGAGATGGAAGAAGTACAGTGA
- a CDS encoding helix-turn-helix domain-containing protein, which produces MSALPSWIDERIDRNLDNTLSQEHVVKTMIESDRPFFSLRQLHARIKPEVSRATVRNRLQELQTIDVVATETYPDSITLYYINHPESDWPLSPEGKRALHTDTPLDRLSTRAFLTLSDTAGIRTLVLAGLQLSLVLFALGGVLTIVGADVSSTQSDIVLWDTAAELLVISLALFLVERLARWVRDRYSPLNLLPST; this is translated from the coding sequence GTGTCCGCGCTTCCGTCATGGATCGATGAACGGATCGATCGGAACCTCGACAACACGCTCTCCCAAGAGCACGTCGTCAAGACGATGATCGAGTCAGATCGACCGTTCTTCTCCCTTCGACAACTGCACGCACGTATCAAGCCCGAAGTGAGCAGGGCAACGGTCCGAAACCGGTTACAGGAGTTACAGACGATCGATGTCGTGGCCACAGAGACGTACCCCGACTCGATCACCCTGTACTACATTAACCATCCAGAATCGGACTGGCCGCTCTCACCGGAGGGAAAACGCGCGCTACACACAGATACCCCGCTGGACCGGCTCTCCACTCGTGCATTCCTCACGCTATCGGACACAGCAGGGATCCGCACGCTCGTGCTCGCTGGACTTCAGTTGAGTTTGGTGCTGTTCGCTCTCGGTGGTGTTCTCACAATCGTCGGTGCTGATGTAAGCAGTACGCAGAGCGATATCGTGCTGTGGGACACCGCAGCTGAGCTGCTGGTGATCAGCCTGGCGTTGTTCCTCGTAGAGCGACTCGCCCGCTGGGTCCGCGACCGATACAGCCCGTTGAACCTCCTCCCATCGACGTAA
- a CDS encoding winged helix-turn-helix domain-containing protein: MSDDPVDEDPDVADIVALLDDEHVRSILVATSGEPLSAKELGERCDLSVSSIYRRVDELCDCDLLIERTRPRRDGHHETVYVSTLDRFELTIRDGELDWTIDRTESDPADELSRMWGQL, encoded by the coding sequence ATGTCAGACGATCCTGTGGACGAGGACCCAGACGTTGCCGATATCGTCGCCTTGCTGGACGACGAGCACGTTCGGTCGATCCTCGTCGCGACGAGTGGGGAACCGCTGTCGGCCAAGGAACTCGGCGAGCGCTGTGATCTCTCGGTGTCGTCGATCTATCGACGGGTCGACGAACTCTGTGACTGTGATCTGCTTATCGAGCGAACGCGACCGCGCCGCGACGGGCACCACGAGACGGTGTACGTCTCGACGCTCGATCGGTTCGAGCTGACGATCCGCGACGGCGAACTGGACTGGACGATTGACCGGACGGAGAGCGACCCGGCCGACGAGCTCTCGCGGATGTGGGGACAGCTCTGA
- a CDS encoding type II toxin-antitoxin system VapC family toxin, giving the protein MAGVRASLLDGAGDGDLPYRRLIVNDYIVDETATRLKKQASMRNAASFLTTLDESTLYQFEGVSADVFDAAKTMFVEWTDLDASFTDFVVAAHMVELEVDHILTYDRHYDAFDVTTLPYRSQI; this is encoded by the coding sequence TTGGCGGGCGTTCGAGCCAGCCTCCTCGACGGCGCGGGCGACGGCGACCTCCCCTATCGTCGACTTATCGTCAACGATTACATCGTCGACGAGACGGCCACGCGGCTGAAAAAGCAGGCCTCGATGCGGAACGCAGCGTCGTTCCTGACGACACTCGACGAGAGCACGCTCTATCAGTTCGAAGGCGTCTCCGCGGACGTCTTCGATGCCGCCAAAACGATGTTCGTCGAGTGGACCGACCTGGATGCCTCATTCACCGACTTCGTCGTCGCCGCACACATGGTCGAATTGGAGGTCGATCACATCCTCACCTACGACCGGCATTACGATGCGTTCGATGTGACGACGCTCCCATATCGCAGTCAGATCTAG
- a CDS encoding NACHT domain-containing protein encodes MGFSSAKDLFFEYSTFGGETNFTKSIGSAIFGLITTVVGLQLSLISAGLSGTGISIISTISILLFPIGIIYYTFKSATRTTDSKFHTRLGRSKVMATYLFIGGFSVLLLHTVGITIMTQVGFLDLTVPDILLGLALSLGFAFVVAVANYSTLSDSYPSLSKVLDVFETESSEKLERIDNKIEGIGHVPRSETNRILESIHEPDDLDDIIIKGEGGVGKSGILKRVSENSEHDILFIDASSYSIIRSESDLAEELGLDVSLETCIQQVAANRPFVVVVDQLDDTNREAGEIYKNVILAVAQIDSVSTIIACRAYDLEHYSEFVALSNSEYIDNIITVNTLDESKVRDYLEKLGVTSPSQDLVNLCKEIEYLDVVGRLANRGSELENLSEQVTVWEEYRKLLEEDHSSDDQLRGTRIVDRAVEHAVRTTESGSSVFSISDRQWTDQRLRSMGVIQRGSKSSGERTFRFRHQQFQLYLYAWDKVTGTVDDENLFRDTLDELDENINNDVVKWMFAVYTDQEGELPSDTAEFLEEILDDVDGFGFYWASKIIDVVKKWDAAQNQPVTNTVLEKLETREDLYKYFFDAGTDPSWAEALAEAGKFQSPPSHLLGYLHEIASLHPEVVKEIIREDVSELDRRSQATVVSVINELPLEHGVELADIVQDGLEDQEPTIDLYYSRASEFVENLINGEFFEEGLELADSLLRVRLEGEPEGPNDEMMSSYYLTSLFEEGTLERLIENRPEESLEIFEENMRTAAEHRAENRGQAVEELSFFYLKSISNYGIEQNDRYQPFELYIGFLREALDNWFEISTDEAQKEKIESYLDEYPVFRGFGFYLLKEYGEDHENLVAKELLGEENYSDIQLKKEFDLLLKYGFEYLSTDHQNQVIELIKSVPIQDTFTQIAEERQEEQEDMTVDEIAEQYSSRWIRDRLWPIREYLPDDTKEELSELVERFEDDPEGPDTPAVRSGAVSYESPESEEDLRDRSPEDLINFCIEEPFEEEEWYESDSIEETGRTGAAEKVASIILDEPGKYASELPRLAEAPESYSTRLIGQLEDRIEEEPEILDSESFRTALWDLSNQIVTNTDQWPSRTRKRVGWLLRDGFGNADSYKYFLIEENKIRNLIFTLTEDPDPNIERDRPPEGYAGHNDPSHNALNTVRPVALDALIIYARRKADDESEELDSEVKSKLEEKLDDPSLGVHSVFGRRFVTLWVADQDWVVEHLTDIFPRSQSRQDKEKFTAAWDSYVAFNKTYKDIFPVLRSYYFHAIDLMVEGENTETVNADQRMAGHLLTNYLFEFDLEDWSDSLLAYLYDRSDPDLARQVAWSLWKWGDSADENQALSKWEKTRVLWKRRLDQVGEDETFSEELSWFVRWLEHVENSVELDEVEGLLRDSLNHIAQNRRAWATLEEYLSTQSNDYTETAVDIFYKLNMRYERPMHHGFTEEAEAILRPALEEFENGDETYEKAFEAAQTYEAEAQSFLDDHR; translated from the coding sequence ATGGGATTTTCCTCCGCGAAAGACCTCTTCTTTGAATACTCAACTTTCGGTGGAGAGACTAATTTCACCAAATCAATTGGATCTGCCATATTCGGCTTGATTACTACCGTTGTCGGCCTCCAGCTATCGCTCATCAGCGCCGGTCTCTCTGGAACAGGCATCTCCATCATTTCGACCATCTCAATCCTATTATTCCCTATTGGAATCATCTATTACACCTTCAAGTCTGCAACAAGAACTACTGACTCCAAATTCCACACGCGACTTGGAAGAAGTAAGGTCATGGCAACTTATCTCTTTATTGGCGGATTCTCTGTTCTACTATTACACACGGTCGGAATCACAATTATGACCCAAGTCGGTTTTCTTGACCTCACAGTTCCGGACATACTGCTGGGACTGGCGCTCAGCCTCGGATTCGCCTTTGTAGTGGCCGTCGCAAACTACTCAACACTCAGCGACAGCTATCCCTCTTTATCAAAAGTCTTAGATGTATTCGAGACCGAATCCAGCGAAAAACTGGAGAGAATAGATAACAAAATCGAAGGGATAGGCCACGTTCCTCGATCAGAAACAAACAGAATTTTAGAATCAATCCATGAACCTGACGACCTAGATGATATCATAATTAAGGGAGAGGGTGGCGTTGGTAAGAGTGGAATTCTAAAGCGAGTTAGTGAAAATTCCGAGCACGATATTCTGTTCATAGATGCAAGCTCTTACTCCATAATTCGGTCAGAGTCTGATCTTGCTGAGGAGCTTGGCCTTGATGTCTCGCTAGAGACGTGTATTCAACAGGTTGCTGCAAATCGACCCTTCGTAGTGGTTGTAGACCAGTTAGATGATACAAACCGGGAGGCAGGAGAGATCTACAAAAATGTGATTCTGGCAGTAGCCCAGATTGACAGTGTTAGCACAATAATCGCATGTAGAGCCTATGATCTGGAGCATTATAGTGAGTTCGTCGCATTAAGCAATTCAGAATACATTGACAATATCATCACGGTCAACACTTTGGATGAGTCCAAAGTTCGAGATTACTTAGAGAAGCTTGGCGTCACATCCCCTTCACAGGATTTAGTCAATCTGTGTAAAGAAATTGAGTACCTCGATGTAGTTGGAAGACTAGCAAACCGCGGTTCTGAATTAGAGAACTTATCAGAACAGGTTACTGTCTGGGAAGAATACCGCAAGCTGCTTGAGGAAGACCATTCCAGCGATGACCAATTAAGAGGGACACGGATAGTTGATCGAGCTGTTGAACATGCTGTTCGGACAACTGAAAGCGGAAGTTCGGTTTTCTCAATCAGTGACCGCCAATGGACTGACCAACGATTGAGATCGATGGGTGTCATTCAACGTGGCTCCAAGTCATCAGGAGAGAGGACGTTTCGATTCAGACACCAGCAGTTTCAACTTTACCTCTACGCCTGGGATAAGGTCACAGGGACGGTGGATGATGAAAACCTGTTTAGAGATACCCTCGATGAACTTGACGAGAACATCAACAACGACGTGGTCAAGTGGATGTTCGCCGTTTACACTGATCAAGAAGGAGAACTGCCTAGTGATACAGCCGAGTTCTTAGAAGAAATTCTGGATGATGTAGATGGCTTCGGATTCTACTGGGCCTCGAAAATAATAGACGTGGTGAAGAAATGGGATGCTGCCCAAAACCAGCCAGTAACCAATACCGTCTTAGAAAAACTGGAAACGAGGGAAGACCTATATAAATACTTCTTCGATGCGGGAACAGATCCTTCATGGGCAGAAGCTTTAGCTGAAGCAGGCAAATTCCAAAGCCCTCCTAGTCATCTATTGGGGTACCTCCACGAAATCGCAAGCTTACACCCCGAGGTTGTAAAGGAAATTATACGTGAGGATGTTTCCGAATTAGATCGGCGCAGTCAGGCAACAGTAGTTTCCGTTATAAATGAACTCCCACTGGAACATGGTGTTGAACTCGCAGATATTGTACAGGACGGACTGGAAGATCAGGAACCTACTATTGACCTGTACTATTCCCGCGCATCCGAGTTCGTAGAGAATCTGATAAATGGAGAGTTCTTCGAAGAAGGCCTTGAACTGGCAGACTCACTGCTCAGAGTCCGTTTAGAAGGCGAACCAGAGGGACCAAACGACGAAATGATGAGTTCGTACTATCTTACATCCTTATTCGAAGAAGGTACCCTTGAGAGACTGATTGAGAACCGGCCCGAAGAGTCCCTCGAAATTTTCGAGGAGAATATGAGAACTGCTGCTGAGCACAGAGCTGAAAATAGAGGCCAAGCTGTTGAAGAACTCAGCTTCTTCTACCTCAAATCGATCTCCAATTATGGTATTGAACAGAATGACAGATACCAGCCCTTTGAGCTATACATCGGGTTCCTGAGGGAAGCACTCGACAACTGGTTTGAAATTTCGACTGACGAGGCCCAGAAAGAAAAAATCGAATCGTATCTCGATGAGTATCCGGTTTTCAGAGGATTCGGATTCTATCTGCTAAAAGAGTATGGAGAAGATCACGAAAATCTGGTAGCAAAGGAATTACTCGGGGAAGAAAATTATTCAGATATTCAATTGAAGAAGGAATTTGACTTGTTATTGAAATATGGATTTGAATACCTTTCCACCGACCACCAAAATCAGGTGATTGAGTTGATCAAATCTGTACCAATCCAAGACACCTTCACTCAGATAGCTGAAGAACGACAGGAGGAACAGGAGGACATGACTGTTGATGAGATTGCAGAGCAGTATTCTTCCCGATGGATACGCGACAGACTCTGGCCAATTAGAGAATACCTCCCTGACGACACAAAAGAAGAACTCTCAGAACTGGTGGAACGTTTTGAAGACGACCCAGAAGGTCCAGATACTCCAGCAGTGAGGAGTGGTGCCGTTTCGTATGAAAGCCCGGAATCAGAGGAAGACCTACGCGATAGATCCCCAGAGGATCTAATCAACTTCTGTATAGAAGAACCATTTGAAGAGGAAGAATGGTACGAAAGTGATTCAATAGAGGAAACTGGTCGGACAGGTGCAGCAGAAAAAGTAGCCAGTATAATATTAGACGAACCAGGAAAGTATGCTTCTGAATTACCGAGGCTGGCTGAAGCCCCCGAATCCTATTCGACCCGACTAATCGGACAGCTAGAAGACAGAATAGAGGAGGAACCAGAAATACTAGACAGCGAATCGTTCAGAACTGCCTTGTGGGATCTTTCAAACCAGATTGTCACTAATACCGACCAATGGCCTTCCCGTACAAGAAAACGCGTGGGGTGGTTGTTGAGAGACGGATTCGGCAACGCAGACTCGTACAAATATTTCTTGATTGAAGAAAATAAAATTAGAAATCTGATCTTCACGCTGACAGAAGATCCTGATCCAAATATTGAGCGAGATAGACCGCCAGAAGGTTATGCTGGCCACAATGACCCGTCTCACAATGCACTAAACACGGTACGTCCTGTAGCCTTAGACGCACTCATAATCTACGCAAGACGGAAAGCCGATGATGAGAGCGAAGAACTCGATTCAGAAGTCAAATCAAAGTTAGAAGAGAAATTGGATGACCCCTCCCTTGGTGTCCATTCAGTATTCGGCAGAAGATTCGTTACTCTCTGGGTTGCTGATCAGGACTGGGTGGTCGAACACCTGACAGACATATTCCCTCGTAGCCAGAGCAGACAGGATAAGGAAAAGTTCACAGCCGCCTGGGATTCCTACGTCGCATTTAATAAAACCTACAAGGATATCTTCCCTGTTCTTCGGAGCTACTACTTCCACGCTATCGATCTAATGGTCGAAGGCGAAAACACTGAAACAGTAAATGCCGACCAAAGAATGGCCGGACACCTACTCACCAACTATCTATTCGAATTTGATCTTGAAGACTGGTCTGATAGTTTATTGGCCTACCTCTATGACCGAAGTGATCCAGATTTAGCGAGACAAGTTGCTTGGAGCCTTTGGAAATGGGGAGACAGTGCGGACGAAAACCAGGCCCTCAGTAAGTGGGAGAAAACCAGAGTGCTTTGGAAGAGACGCCTCGACCAGGTCGGGGAAGATGAGACTTTCTCCGAAGAACTTTCGTGGTTTGTTCGCTGGCTTGAACACGTTGAGAATAGTGTTGAACTCGACGAAGTAGAAGGCTTACTCAGAGATTCTCTTAATCACATAGCTCAAAATAGGCGTGCATGGGCTACCTTAGAAGAGTATCTCTCTACTCAATCAAATGACTATACCGAAACAGCAGTGGACATATTCTATAAATTGAATATGAGGTACGAGAGACCTATGCACCACGGATTTACTGAAGAAGCAGAAGCTATTCTCCGACCTGCTCTTGAAGAATTCGAGAATGGTGATGAAACATACGAAAAGGCATTCGAAGCCGCTCAAACCTATGAAGCGGAGGCGCAGAGCTTTTTGGACGACCATAGGTGA
- a CDS encoding type II toxin-antitoxin system PemK/MazF family toxin yields MTAFEDLERGDIVWASDPLSDKGRPMLILGAPQLPNHGTQLITVLLSTKTYHEEALTLRDDDYAGDPLGKRSHVLPWSLATLNSAADVEHYLTSLVDERTEDVASQLIDYISS; encoded by the coding sequence GTGACTGCGTTCGAGGACTTGGAACGTGGCGACATCGTCTGGGCGAGTGACCCACTCTCGGATAAAGGTCGCCCGATGCTCATTCTGGGAGCGCCTCAACTCCCGAACCATGGTACTCAACTCATCACGGTCCTGCTCTCCACGAAGACCTACCATGAGGAGGCACTTACACTCCGGGACGACGACTACGCGGGCGACCCACTCGGGAAACGAAGTCACGTCCTCCCGTGGTCGCTCGCGACCCTCAACAGTGCTGCGGACGTAGAGCACTATCTGACCTCTCTCGTCGACGAACGAACTGAGGATGTGGCGAGCCAGTTGATCGACTACATATCGTCTTGA
- a CDS encoding DUF4870 domain-containing protein, producing MTSASTSIAPGPELLNERSIGGILVHLLSIPTGVVGAGIVYLVATNEFTKRNARNALDWHLAVLALTVLTFGSAFTYAELTGQGITNGVPLSAPIAAGGSFVISALFLVWMIITTCTFLVGFIATGKAIFGDAWRYPLTPALVERFSSQVELPGGWPIVIVGYVVFAPLVIGGVFLGPHEGAAFFATVFGLFGLILVLTPLTGVAMYLHAKRASQTDTAWEPHTAAYIGAPVLVAVLAYALSGAFTDSINPGGDAMYVFLAAFWVTSITYVIRWKTALN from the coding sequence ATGACATCAGCATCCACATCCATCGCACCTGGTCCCGAACTGCTCAACGAACGATCGATCGGCGGCATTCTCGTTCACCTGCTGTCGATCCCAACTGGCGTCGTCGGCGCCGGAATAGTGTATCTCGTCGCGACCAACGAGTTCACCAAACGGAACGCTCGCAACGCACTCGACTGGCATCTTGCCGTGCTAGCACTGACAGTGCTGACGTTTGGCTCCGCATTCACTTATGCCGAACTCACTGGCCAGGGCATCACCAATGGGGTTCCGCTTTCCGCACCCATCGCCGCCGGGGGTAGTTTCGTCATCTCGGCGTTGTTCCTCGTCTGGATGATCATTACGACCTGTACGTTCCTTGTCGGATTCATCGCGACGGGCAAAGCAATATTCGGTGACGCGTGGCGATATCCGCTGACGCCGGCGCTCGTCGAGCGGTTCAGCTCACAGGTCGAACTCCCCGGTGGATGGCCAATCGTCATCGTCGGGTACGTGGTGTTCGCGCCGCTCGTCATCGGGGGAGTCTTTCTCGGGCCACATGAGGGAGCGGCCTTCTTCGCAACTGTATTCGGCTTGTTCGGTCTCATCTTGGTACTCACACCGCTGACCGGTGTTGCGATGTATCTTCACGCAAAACGCGCGAGCCAGACAGATACGGCTTGGGAGCCGCATACCGCCGCGTACATTGGGGCGCCTGTTCTCGTCGCTGTCCTCGCATACGCTCTCTCTGGGGCGTTTACTGACTCGATCAACCCTGGTGGCGACGCGATGTATGTCTTCCTCGCCGCGTTCTGGGTTACCTCGATCACGTACGTAATTCGGTGGAAAACGGCGTTGAACTGA
- the prf1 gene encoding peptide chain release factor aRF-1 translates to MQTTEYELRDRIDQLTNYRGEGTELITVAVPPDKSLHAVRERIDREYAQAANIKSDQTRTHVQDALGRIRRLLQAYKETPPSGLVIYAGVVDGELQDAVFDDLDVPVDVSLYRCAAEFEIAPVEQALTPSEVYGLVVLERGRAALGRLAGERIVSSRTFESQVMGKSRAGGQSAQRFERERDRQKHEFFEQVADAAEQTFLDEPTVDGVILGGTTITVDEFQQGDYLHHELRDHILGVYPIEYATKQGLSQLVERAEDVLSDAERRRERESLDRFFTVLGQGGDVAYGADETQTALDYGAVDVLLVSDARPPAEIRELEEATTDQGGECLVVSTDTDRGAQFDTAFGGLGALLRFPIN, encoded by the coding sequence ATGCAGACCACCGAGTACGAACTCCGCGATCGAATCGACCAGCTCACAAACTACCGTGGCGAGGGCACCGAGCTCATCACCGTGGCCGTCCCGCCAGACAAATCACTCCATGCGGTCCGTGAGCGCATCGACCGAGAATATGCACAGGCTGCGAACATCAAATCCGATCAGACACGAACTCACGTCCAGGACGCTCTCGGACGCATCCGACGCCTCCTCCAAGCGTACAAAGAGACACCACCAAGCGGCCTCGTCATCTACGCAGGTGTCGTCGACGGTGAGCTGCAGGACGCCGTCTTCGACGATCTCGACGTCCCCGTCGACGTCTCACTGTACCGCTGTGCGGCTGAATTCGAGATAGCCCCCGTCGAGCAGGCGCTCACCCCGTCAGAGGTGTACGGTCTGGTCGTCCTCGAACGGGGCCGTGCCGCCCTCGGTCGCCTCGCCGGCGAACGCATCGTTTCCAGCCGGACCTTCGAGAGCCAAGTGATGGGAAAATCCCGTGCTGGCGGTCAGAGTGCGCAGCGATTCGAACGCGAGCGAGACCGACAGAAACACGAGTTCTTCGAGCAGGTCGCCGACGCTGCCGAGCAGACGTTCCTCGATGAGCCCACTGTCGATGGCGTCATCCTCGGCGGGACGACAATCACCGTCGACGAGTTCCAGCAGGGTGACTATCTCCACCACGAGTTGCGGGACCACATACTAGGCGTCTATCCGATTGAGTACGCAACCAAGCAGGGTCTCTCGCAGCTCGTTGAGCGTGCCGAGGACGTACTGTCTGATGCTGAGCGCCGACGGGAGCGGGAATCCCTCGATCGGTTCTTCACGGTGCTGGGACAGGGTGGAGATGTCGCCTACGGAGCTGATGAAACGCAAACCGCCCTCGACTATGGAGCAGTCGACGTCCTCCTCGTTTCCGACGCACGGCCACCAGCAGAGATTCGTGAGCTGGAGGAAGCGACGACCGACCAAGGCGGTGAGTGTCTCGTTGTGTCGACTGACACAGATCGAGGTGCCCAGTTCGATACTGCATTCGGGGGTCTTGGAGCGCTCCTCCGGTTTCCGATCAACTAA
- a CDS encoding SWIM zinc finger family protein translates to MDVTEDAVWDICTDAVFERGEQYLADGRIHGIHRAASTVTAVVSGSRQYDVRVDVVIDGFAPWCDCPYDGPGACKHVVAVLLRCVDDPPADEGERLDTALNSADADQLRAFLRDELATNTDLRDRFLARVGEPTSQSVDEHRTAIDRRFEETNPEYPVVLEPIDFTQWFDLASEYREQERDASAATVYRALVESLDDNMERVDGAYDHFSRAFSRALDGYVDCVTTAERDADAITDAVAFLDERATSGTPLLAEHFEKAAVELREKLGEQSDE, encoded by the coding sequence ATGGATGTAACCGAGGACGCAGTCTGGGACATCTGTACGGACGCAGTCTTCGAACGCGGCGAACAATACCTTGCTGATGGGCGTATCCACGGGATTCACCGCGCCGCCAGCACCGTCACCGCCGTCGTGAGCGGCAGCCGTCAGTACGATGTCCGTGTTGATGTCGTCATCGACGGGTTTGCCCCGTGGTGCGACTGTCCGTACGACGGGCCGGGAGCATGCAAGCACGTCGTCGCCGTGTTACTTCGGTGTGTCGACGACCCACCGGCAGACGAAGGCGAGCGACTCGACACCGCACTCAATAGTGCCGACGCCGACCAACTCCGCGCGTTCCTGCGTGACGAACTCGCGACCAATACGGATCTCCGTGATCGGTTTCTCGCCCGCGTTGGCGAGCCGACGAGCCAGTCGGTCGACGAGCATCGCACCGCGATCGACCGGCGGTTCGAAGAAACGAACCCTGAGTACCCCGTCGTCCTAGAGCCCATCGACTTCACGCAGTGGTTCGATCTCGCGAGCGAGTACCGCGAGCAGGAGCGGGACGCGTCGGCGGCGACCGTCTACCGGGCACTCGTTGAGTCGCTCGACGACAACATGGAGCGCGTCGACGGCGCGTACGACCACTTCTCGCGTGCGTTCAGTCGGGCACTCGACGGGTATGTCGACTGTGTCACGACCGCAGAACGGGACGCTGATGCAATCACTGACGCCGTCGCATTCCTCGACGAGCGGGCGACATCGGGAACGCCGCTCCTCGCGGAACATTTCGAGAAGGCCGCGGTCGAGCTTCGAGAGAAGCTGGGCGAGCAGTCCGACGAATAG
- a CDS encoding homing endonuclease associated repeat-containing protein has product MYECDYCDATFEAVSNLGGHVASAHRYGEYGCETCGETFTSLASYRGHLGGQTSIGRDELQTELRRFTEELGRPPTRDEMNADGAYSATAYRNEFGSWCDAIRSIGHNPAQERRVPEEALLESIRDLADELGRVPTAPEMDDQGAYSQRTCANRFGSWANAVHEAGFEPAGKPKIATAELLAEIDRLASRLGHPPTVKEMNSEGRYHVATYYDRFESWRQAKRRAGYGESQAEGSGWKRQEWSETRWHRQRQRVLERDDYCCQTPGCDVDQSEHHARCGTELHIHHITPRREFVDTDGRYDAEAANELDNLITLCAAHHRFWEQFAPLHPDIR; this is encoded by the coding sequence ATGTATGAATGCGACTACTGTGATGCCACGTTCGAAGCGGTCAGCAATCTCGGTGGCCATGTTGCCTCCGCCCATCGGTACGGGGAGTACGGATGCGAGACGTGTGGTGAGACCTTCACCTCGCTCGCATCCTATCGTGGTCACCTCGGTGGCCAAACCTCGATTGGACGTGACGAACTGCAAACTGAACTTCGACGATTCACTGAGGAACTCGGCCGGCCACCCACGCGGGACGAGATGAATGCAGACGGGGCGTATTCGGCAACGGCGTACCGGAACGAGTTCGGCTCGTGGTGTGACGCCATCCGCTCGATCGGACACAACCCAGCCCAAGAGCGTCGAGTTCCAGAGGAGGCATTATTGGAGTCGATTCGGGACTTAGCTGACGAACTCGGTCGTGTGCCGACCGCACCAGAGATGGACGACCAGGGCGCGTACTCGCAACGAACCTGTGCGAACCGATTTGGGTCGTGGGCGAACGCCGTGCACGAAGCAGGCTTTGAACCCGCTGGCAAGCCGAAGATTGCCACCGCGGAACTCCTCGCTGAAATCGACCGGCTTGCTTCACGACTCGGTCATCCTCCGACAGTCAAAGAGATGAATTCCGAGGGTCGGTATCACGTTGCAACCTATTACGACCGCTTCGAGTCGTGGCGACAGGCGAAACGACGTGCGGGATATGGTGAGTCACAAGCGGAGGGAAGTGGGTGGAAGCGACAGGAGTGGAGCGAGACACGGTGGCACCGGCAGCGTCAGCGAGTGCTTGAGCGTGACGACTACTGCTGCCAGACGCCTGGGTGTGACGTCGATCAATCCGAACACCACGCCCGCTGTGGAACCGAGCTCCATATCCATCACATCACACCGCGGCGAGAATTCGTCGATACAGACGGCCGATACGACGCCGAGGCAGCGAACGAACTCGATAATCTCATTACACTCTGCGCTGCGCATCATCGGTTCTGGGAACAGTTCGCACCACTCCACCCCGATATTCGCTAA
- a CDS encoding DUF7521 family protein, with protein sequence MNVFSALTDFTGIVGLVAGVAATGSALVGLYIGGQAYRGLRRNDDPSMRYLSIGMILLFGVTYVLALAGQGLLTFRIVPIRYQNVFRLIVRLLQFGGLLLIAYSLRIATDS encoded by the coding sequence ATGAACGTCTTCAGCGCGCTTACCGACTTCACCGGCATTGTCGGTCTTGTGGCCGGGGTGGCGGCGACCGGCTCCGCCCTCGTTGGCCTCTACATCGGCGGTCAGGCCTATCGCGGACTCCGACGCAACGACGACCCGTCGATGCGATATCTCTCGATCGGGATGATCCTGCTCTTCGGCGTGACGTACGTCCTGGCGCTGGCTGGACAAGGGCTCCTCACGTTCCGCATCGTCCCGATCCGCTACCAGAACGTGTTCCGGCTGATCGTCCGCCTCCTCCAGTTCGGCGGGCTCCTCCTGATCGCCTACTCCCTGCGTATCGCCACCGACTCCTAG